A region of Dioscorea cayenensis subsp. rotundata cultivar TDr96_F1 chromosome 5, TDr96_F1_v2_PseudoChromosome.rev07_lg8_w22 25.fasta, whole genome shotgun sequence DNA encodes the following proteins:
- the LOC120259922 gene encoding leucine-rich repeat extensin-like protein 4: MISSFSTPTMNNNNNNKLSLLLPTLLLLHLSFPKISAYIGVNGGIGVWINGRGGGISTTTPPPTLSTPTPSTSTPSNKEYTALQTWKAAITEDPNGVISTWVGPNPCSYKGVFCSNLPGGLSTITGIDLNHAHLKGTLVPALSLLSNLNILHLNSNSFTGTVPDTFQDLQSLTELDLSNNLFSGPFPTQALYIPNLIYLDLRFNSFSGPIPGELFDKQLDAIFLNNNQFEGEIPMNLWTSPASVITLANNKLSGSIPDSFGYSVIKEVLFLNNKLTGCIPDGLGQLQDIEVLDLSFNSLTGHVPSSVSCLTGIEVLNIGHNQLSGTVPDFCDLRSLMNLTVAFNFFSGFSEDCGRSLLRVVGFDFSRNCIPGGGMQRPPMECLGLPGDGGALSCLRLPSTGPVSCPGVMVSIGVGGVGGIGVSFSSSSPSSSSPPSSIP; this comes from the coding sequence atgaTCTCTTCTTTCTCAACCCCAACaatgaacaacaacaacaataacaagctcTCACTTCTCCTACcaacccttcttcttctccatctctcaTTTCCGAAGATCTCTGCATACATTGGCGTTAATGGAGGCATTGGTGTTTGGATCAATGGCAGAGGAGGAGGTATATCAACAACAACTCCACCTCCAACTTTAAGCACTCCAACTCCATCAACTTCAACTCCATCAAACAAAGAATACACAGCACTTCAAACATGGAAAGCAGCCATAACAGAAGACCCCAATGGAGTCATATCAACATGGGTTGGCCCCAATCCCTGCTCCTACAAGGGTGTCTTCTGCTCAAACCTCCCTGGAGGTCTCTCCACCATCACAGGCATAGATCTCAACCATGCCCACCTCAAAGGCACTCTTGTCCCTGCCCTCTCCCTTCTCAGCAACCTCAACATTCTCCATCTCAACTCCAACAGCTTCACTGGCACTGTCCCTGACACCTTCCAAGATTTACAGTCTTTAACTGAGCTAGACCTCAGCAACAACCTTTTCTCTGGTCCATTCCCTACTCAAGCTCTCTACATTCCCAATCTGATCTACTTAGACCTCAGATTCAACTCATTCTCTGGTCCCATCCCTGGTGAGCTCTTTGACAAACAACTTGATGCCATTTTCCTCAACAACAACCAGTTTGAAGGTGAGATCCCCATGAATCTCTGGACTTCCCCTGCTTCAGTCATCACCTTAGCAAACAACAAGCTTTCAGGCTCCATTCCTGACAGCTTTGGCTATTCTGTGATAAAAGAAGTGCTTTTCCTCAACAACAAGCTCACAGGGTGTATTCCTGATGGACTTGGGCAATTACAAGACATTGAAGTTCTTGATTTGAGCTTTAACTCACTCACAGGCCATGTTCCAAGTTCTGTGTCTTGTCTCACTGGGATTGAAGTGTTGAACATTGGCCACAACCAGTTGTCTGGTACTGTGCCTGATTTCTGTGATTTGAGGAGCTTGATGAACTTGACAGTGGCTTTCAACTTCTTCTCAGGGTTTAGTGAGGATTGTGGAAGGAGTTTACTGAGGGTTGTGGGGTTTGATTTCTCCAGGAATTGTATTCCTGGAGGGGGCATGCAGAGGCCTCCAATGGAGTGTTTGGGGCTTCCTGGGGATGGGGGTGCCCTTAGCTGTTTGAGGTTACCTTCTACTGGTCCTGTGAGTTGTCCTGGTGTTATGGTTAGCATTGGAGTTGGAGGAGTTGGAGGAATTGGAGTCtcattttcctcttcttctccatcatcatcttctcctccttcttctattccttga